In the Malaya genurostris strain Urasoe2022 chromosome 1, Malgen_1.1, whole genome shotgun sequence genome, one interval contains:
- the LOC131425223 gene encoding uncharacterized protein LOC131425223: protein MVIRHGSDVEDDISTDGQNTPSRRNHQSNEELARYMFERVSLYINLICTIANDLIIRYRVKEIIGSIYDGLKKYPLLAVGIAAILFIATLPFMMFIFFTLATAIMTFTGFVLIEGTLITIASMMLVGLLVCVFVLLTFVGLIFLAGYFGLSKMYDYFDRFNAYNTRNLNLH from the exons ATGGTTATAAGACATGGAAGTGATGTG GAGGACGATATATCAACAGATGGACAAAACACACCTAGCAGACGGAATCATCAGAGCAATGAAGAACTTGCCAGATATATGTTTGAACGTGTTTCTTTATACA TAAACTTGATCTGTACGATAGCAAATGATTTAATCATACGTTACCGTGTCAAGGAAATCATTGGTTCCATCTATGATGGCTTGAAAAAGTATCCTTTGCTGGCAGTGGGTATCGCTGCCATTCTTTTCATCGCCACGCTTCCGTTCATGATGTTTATCTTCTTTACATTAGCCACGGCCATCATGACTTTCACTGGATTTGTACTGATAGAAGGAACATTAATTACAATAGCCTCTATGATGCTTGTAGGACTACTAGTTTGCGTATTCGTTTTACTGACATTCGTTGGACTGATATTTCTTGCCGGATATTTTGGTCTTTCGAAAATGTATGATTATTTCGATCGTTTTAATGCATACAATACGCGAAATTTGAATCTCCATTAG